A genomic window from Microbacterium sp. H1-D42 includes:
- a CDS encoding FAD-binding oxidoreductase has protein sequence MTRTIVVGAGMVGLATAWHLQERGVDVTVIDRVGIAAGSSWGNAGWLTPGKTIPLADTGLWTYGPKALLDPDAALHVPFRVDAGLWAFLAQFAAHGTNRAWDRTMADLTPIDKIALECFDELIDGGVQSWTREGPFVIGFKGESDSKGFLHEIEGVIRHGQDVPFERLENPRELAPVLSDAVTHAYRLDGQRFFEPGPFVEALGGAVVARGGELVIGYEVTDVSSTRHPVVTLSNGERREADSVVIATGAWMPALARKLGVRTRVQAGRGYSFSVATAEPQEHPVYLPAQRIACTPYQGRFRIAGTMEFRGPDEPFQPRRVQAIIAQARELFTGVDLDDRQDEWVGSRPVTPDGLPLVGATKAPNVYVAGGHGMWGIVLGPATGKLLAEQIVTGRIDPVIKPFDPLR, from the coding sequence ATGACGCGGACGATCGTCGTCGGGGCCGGAATGGTCGGTCTCGCCACGGCATGGCATCTGCAGGAGCGTGGCGTCGACGTCACGGTCATCGACCGGGTCGGCATCGCCGCTGGATCATCGTGGGGCAACGCCGGGTGGCTCACCCCCGGCAAGACGATCCCGCTCGCCGACACCGGGCTGTGGACGTACGGGCCGAAGGCCCTGCTGGATCCGGATGCCGCACTGCACGTTCCGTTCCGAGTGGATGCCGGACTCTGGGCGTTCCTCGCCCAGTTCGCCGCCCACGGCACGAACCGCGCGTGGGACCGCACTATGGCCGATCTCACGCCGATCGACAAGATCGCCCTGGAGTGCTTCGACGAGCTCATCGACGGCGGTGTGCAGTCGTGGACCCGCGAGGGTCCGTTCGTGATCGGCTTCAAGGGGGAGTCTGATTCGAAGGGCTTCCTGCACGAGATCGAGGGCGTCATCCGGCACGGACAGGACGTGCCGTTCGAGCGTCTCGAGAACCCGCGCGAGCTCGCGCCGGTGCTGTCGGATGCTGTCACTCACGCGTACCGGCTCGACGGCCAGCGGTTCTTCGAGCCTGGACCCTTCGTCGAGGCACTCGGCGGGGCGGTCGTGGCGCGCGGTGGCGAGCTGGTCATCGGCTACGAGGTGACCGACGTATCGTCGACCCGTCACCCGGTGGTGACTCTGTCGAACGGGGAGCGTCGCGAGGCCGACTCGGTCGTGATCGCGACGGGAGCGTGGATGCCAGCGCTCGCCCGCAAGCTCGGTGTGCGCACCCGCGTGCAGGCCGGCCGCGGCTACTCGTTCTCGGTCGCGACGGCAGAGCCTCAGGAGCACCCGGTCTACCTGCCGGCACAGCGCATCGCGTGCACGCCGTACCAGGGGCGATTCCGCATCGCAGGCACGATGGAGTTCCGGGGGCCGGACGAGCCGTTCCAGCCCCGTCGAGTGCAGGCGATCATCGCGCAGGCACGCGAGCTGTTCACCGGCGTCGACCTCGACGACCGCCAGGACGAGTGGGTGGGCTCACGCCCGGTCACACCCGACGGCCTGCCGCTGGTCGGTGCGACGAAGGCCCCGAACGTCTACGTCGCCGGTGGCCACGGCATGTGGGGCATCGTGCTCGGGCCGGCAACGGGAAAGCTGCTCGCCGAGCAGATCGTCACCGGTCGCATCGACCCGGTGATCAAGCCGTTCGACCCGCTGCGCTGA
- a CDS encoding Lrp/AsnC family transcriptional regulator, whose amino-acid sequence MAPESSPAAHAGLDAVDRKILSELSRNGRISNTDLAAIAGIAESTCLKRVRALQESGVIVGFHAEISPAAMGLHLEALITIRLQAHARGDLRRFQGYLEDLPATQRVYFLAGDRDFLVHVAVSDASALRELVSDTISLRPEVASTSTSLIFAQAAGSRGL is encoded by the coding sequence ATGGCTCCCGAATCTTCGCCCGCCGCGCATGCGGGGTTGGATGCTGTCGATCGCAAGATCCTCTCCGAGCTCAGCCGCAACGGGCGGATCTCGAACACCGACCTCGCCGCGATCGCCGGAATCGCCGAGTCCACCTGCCTCAAGCGCGTGCGCGCGCTGCAGGAGAGTGGCGTGATCGTCGGCTTCCACGCCGAGATCTCGCCGGCCGCAATGGGGCTGCACCTGGAGGCACTGATCACGATCCGACTGCAGGCGCACGCGCGCGGCGACCTGCGCCGGTTCCAGGGATACCTTGAGGATCTCCCCGCGACCCAGCGGGTGTACTTCCTCGCCGGGGATCGCGATTTTCTCGTGCACGTGGCGGTGTCGGATGCCAGTGCGCTGCGCGAACTGGTCTCTGACACCATCAGTCTGCGCCCAGAGGTGGCATCCACCAGCACCAGCCTGATCTTCGCCCAGGCCGCGGGTTCAAGGGGCCTGTGA
- a CDS encoding DeoR/GlpR family DNA-binding transcription regulator, protein MNRAARLSAILDLLAEKGEVSVDQLVERFGASAATTRRDLDSLAERRLLTRTHGGAVAQSVAYELPIRYRSHHGTGAKEQIAAAAAAQVSPGQVVGLSGGTTTNAIATALAARADLAEHGLTVVTNAVNIASQLAMRPEFKVVVTGGVIHPRSFELVGPFVEQLLSGIRLDIAFIGVNGLSAESGASTHDEAEAAVNRMMAQRAERAYVVADASKLGRSAFAHVGGSELFPVVLTDAGASDAQRAALTDAGYDVRPAT, encoded by the coding sequence ATGAACCGCGCCGCGCGCCTCTCCGCCATCCTCGACCTGCTCGCGGAGAAGGGCGAGGTGAGTGTCGATCAGCTCGTCGAGCGCTTCGGCGCCTCGGCGGCGACGACCAGACGCGACCTCGACAGCCTGGCCGAGCGACGGCTGCTCACGCGCACGCACGGCGGCGCCGTGGCTCAGTCGGTTGCCTACGAGCTGCCGATCCGGTACCGCAGTCATCACGGCACCGGGGCGAAGGAGCAGATCGCCGCCGCGGCCGCCGCGCAGGTCTCGCCTGGACAGGTCGTCGGCCTGTCTGGCGGCACCACCACCAATGCGATCGCGACGGCGCTCGCCGCACGAGCCGATCTCGCCGAGCACGGGCTGACGGTCGTCACGAACGCGGTGAACATCGCCTCGCAGCTGGCCATGAGGCCGGAGTTCAAGGTGGTCGTGACCGGCGGCGTGATCCACCCGCGCAGCTTCGAGCTTGTCGGCCCGTTCGTCGAACAGCTGCTCAGCGGCATCCGACTCGACATCGCCTTCATCGGCGTGAACGGGCTGTCGGCGGAGTCGGGCGCGAGCACCCACGACGAGGCCGAAGCGGCCGTCAACCGCATGATGGCGCAGCGTGCCGAGCGCGCATACGTCGTCGCCGACGCGTCGAAGCTCGGACGCTCGGCGTTCGCGCACGTGGGTGGGTCCGAGCTGTTCCCGGTCGTGCTGACGGATGCCGGTGCGTCGGATGCCCAGCGCGCAGCGCTGACAGATGCCGGCTACGACGTCCGCCCCGCGACCTGA
- a CDS encoding class II fructose-bisphosphate aldolase has protein sequence MTLVSARDLMRASAAVGTGLGAFNVIHLETAEALVSASERANLPVILQISQNCADYHGGLEPIGWATLAVARRASTPVAVHLDHAERPELVDEAIELGFGSVMFDGGKLDYDENVAVTADVASRARAAGVYIEAELGEVGGKDGAHAPGVRTDPAEARAFVEATGVDSLAVAVGSSHAMLDRSASLDIELIGRLRTALRGAGRKGVDVPLVLHGSSGVSDDVIVQAVHAGMTKVNVSTHLNGFFTRAIRETLAADENLVDSRKYLKPAREAVAEEAARMLRLFALASD, from the coding sequence ATGACCCTCGTCTCCGCCCGCGACCTCATGCGCGCATCCGCCGCCGTCGGCACCGGCCTCGGCGCCTTCAACGTCATTCACCTCGAGACCGCCGAGGCGCTCGTCTCAGCATCCGAGCGTGCGAACCTGCCGGTCATCCTGCAGATCTCGCAGAACTGCGCCGACTATCACGGCGGGCTCGAGCCGATCGGCTGGGCGACGCTCGCCGTCGCACGCCGCGCATCGACTCCCGTCGCCGTGCACCTCGATCACGCTGAGCGCCCCGAGCTGGTCGACGAGGCCATCGAGCTCGGCTTCGGATCGGTCATGTTCGACGGCGGCAAGCTCGACTACGACGAGAACGTCGCCGTCACCGCCGATGTCGCCTCGCGTGCGCGCGCTGCCGGCGTCTACATCGAGGCCGAGCTCGGCGAGGTCGGCGGCAAGGATGGCGCCCACGCGCCGGGCGTGCGCACCGACCCCGCTGAGGCGCGCGCCTTCGTCGAGGCCACCGGCGTCGACTCGCTCGCCGTCGCGGTCGGCTCATCGCACGCGATGCTCGACCGATCGGCATCTCTCGACATCGAGCTGATCGGACGCCTTCGCACAGCGCTGCGCGGTGCCGGGCGCAAGGGCGTCGACGTGCCGCTCGTGCTGCACGGCTCGTCCGGCGTCTCGGATGACGTGATCGTGCAGGCGGTGCACGCCGGTATGACGAAGGTCAACGTCTCCACGCACCTCAACGGCTTCTTCACCCGCGCGATCCGCGAGACGCTGGCGGCCGACGAGAACCTCGTAGACTCGCGCAAGTACCTGAAGCCCGCCCGCGAGGCCGTGGCCGAAGAGGCAGCGCGGATGCTGCGACTCTTCGCCCTGGCATCCGACTGA
- a CDS encoding PfkB family carbohydrate kinase — protein MIVTVTANPALDLTWHVEKIVAGGTHRADAGAARAGGKGLNVARVAHAQGASVVAVTTVGGATGAEFAEELESAGVPHLFVPVAASTRRSIALVDEALGDTTIVNERGFAPTAAEWDALRAAVAEALASSGVSDAGAPVLVISGSFPPDTPADVLPSLIALGREAGATVIADTSGPALLVAADAGASVLKPNEHELADATGLADPIDGARELLRRGAELVLLSRGADGMLAITAAEAEAPASTASAVSDYGRSVSDTASRGATHRADADASVIPHAGLAVNILHARLGTPLAGNPTGAGDAAVAACAVLMDAGIHDPEQILRRATSWSAAAVLMPLAGEIHPTWPDLEQSLVLTPKETR, from the coding sequence ATGATCGTCACCGTCACCGCGAACCCCGCGCTCGACCTCACCTGGCACGTCGAGAAGATCGTCGCCGGGGGCACGCATCGGGCGGATGCCGGTGCCGCGCGCGCCGGAGGCAAGGGCCTCAACGTCGCTCGCGTCGCGCATGCTCAGGGCGCGTCGGTCGTCGCGGTGACCACCGTGGGCGGTGCGACGGGTGCGGAGTTCGCCGAAGAGCTGGAATCCGCCGGGGTGCCGCACCTGTTCGTCCCGGTCGCCGCATCCACGCGTCGCAGCATCGCGCTGGTCGATGAGGCGCTGGGCGACACGACGATCGTCAACGAACGCGGCTTCGCGCCGACCGCGGCGGAATGGGACGCGCTGCGCGCCGCCGTCGCCGAGGCGCTCGCGAGCAGTGGTGTTTCGGATGCCGGCGCCCCGGTGCTGGTGATCTCGGGAAGCTTCCCGCCTGACACCCCCGCCGATGTCCTGCCGTCGCTGATCGCGCTCGGCCGTGAAGCCGGTGCGACCGTGATCGCAGACACGTCGGGCCCCGCGCTGCTCGTGGCGGCCGATGCCGGGGCATCCGTCCTCAAGCCCAACGAGCACGAGCTGGCGGATGCCACCGGCCTTGCCGACCCGATCGACGGCGCCCGCGAGCTGCTGCGCCGCGGCGCCGAACTCGTGCTGCTCTCTCGCGGCGCCGACGGGATGCTGGCCATCACCGCCGCAGAAGCAGAGGCACCGGCATCCACCGCCTCCGCTGTGTCGGATTACGGACGATCCGTCTCCGACACGGCGAGTCGCGGCGCGACACACCGTGCGGACGCCGATGCATCAGTGATTCCGCACGCCGGCCTGGCCGTCAACATCCTGCACGCCCGCCTCGGCACCCCGTTGGCAGGCAACCCGACAGGGGCGGGCGACGCCGCGGTCGCCGCGTGTGCCGTGCTGATGGATGCCGGCATCCACGACCCCGAGCAGATCCTGCGTCGCGCGACGTCATGGTCCGCCGCCGCCGTGCTCATGCCGCTCGCCGGCGAGATCCACCCGACCTGGCCCGACCTCGAGCAGTCCCTCGTCCTCACCCCGAAGGAAACCCGATGA
- a CDS encoding ROK family protein, which translates to MSTASPDHSSIPDVVTDASGEKLARAASIGSGAPVLAFDVGGTDIKSALFDAEGAAVGLRRTPTPVGGEGGAERLIDRLADLAAELRAQHPDIVPQAVGLVVPGIVDEQAGVGVFSSNLGWRNAPMRDLAQARFGLPVAFDHDVRAASWAEHVLGGARSYKNSVVLIIGTGIAGAILIDGRPHTAGGYAGEIGHSPIGEWPCPCGARGCLEAVASAGAISRRYAEASGVGAGGAKEVIALAASGDETAARIWNEALDALTLSIAQLTAVIAPEAVVIGGGLSRAGGALFDELRTRLQDRLSFHRIPELVPAELSGNAGILGSALHAREAASAAVSGGGA; encoded by the coding sequence GTGAGCACCGCATCGCCTGATCACAGCAGCATCCCAGACGTCGTCACCGACGCGTCAGGGGAGAAGCTCGCGCGCGCCGCGTCGATCGGCAGCGGGGCACCCGTGCTCGCCTTCGACGTCGGCGGCACCGACATCAAGTCGGCGCTGTTCGACGCCGAAGGCGCCGCGGTCGGCCTTCGCCGCACGCCCACCCCGGTTGGCGGCGAAGGCGGCGCGGAGCGACTCATCGACCGGCTCGCCGACCTGGCCGCGGAGCTGCGCGCGCAGCATCCCGACATCGTGCCGCAGGCCGTCGGCCTCGTCGTGCCCGGCATCGTCGACGAGCAGGCCGGCGTCGGAGTGTTCAGCAGCAACCTCGGCTGGCGGAACGCCCCGATGCGGGATCTCGCGCAGGCGCGCTTCGGGCTGCCGGTCGCCTTCGACCACGACGTGCGCGCGGCGAGCTGGGCCGAGCACGTGCTCGGCGGTGCCCGCTCGTACAAGAACTCCGTCGTGCTGATCATCGGCACCGGCATCGCCGGTGCGATCCTCATCGACGGACGCCCGCACACCGCCGGCGGCTACGCCGGCGAGATCGGGCACTCGCCGATCGGGGAGTGGCCGTGCCCATGCGGGGCACGCGGATGCCTGGAGGCCGTCGCCTCTGCCGGAGCCATCTCGCGGCGATACGCCGAGGCCTCAGGGGTGGGTGCCGGTGGGGCGAAGGAGGTCATCGCCCTCGCTGCGTCCGGTGACGAGACCGCAGCGCGCATCTGGAACGAGGCGCTCGACGCCCTCACGCTCTCGATAGCACAGCTCACTGCCGTGATCGCCCCCGAGGCCGTCGTCATCGGCGGCGGACTCTCGCGCGCAGGCGGCGCCCTGTTCGACGAGCTGCGCACGCGGCTGCAGGATCGACTGAGCTTCCACCGCATCCCCGAGCTGGTTCCGGCCGAGCTGTCTGGCAACGCCGGCATCCTCGGATCGGCGCTGCACGCCCGCGAGGCCGCCTCCGCCGCTGTGAGCGGGGGTGGCGCATGA
- a CDS encoding sugar isomerase gives MTDTPTAGAHMRAELNSQPETWARAAGMRTEQALLPASGARIAVVGCGTSWFMAQSYAALREAAGLGETDAFTASEVPAGRGYDAIVALTRSGTTTEVLELTERVKGKTPVIAVVGDTSSPLVDLADTVIGLPFADEQSVVQTRFATTALALFRASLGEDLDSAIADAQTVLDATDDAALGAAEQYSFLGLGWSIGLAHEAALKMRESSQSWTESYSAMEYRHGPIAIAAPGRITWQFGAAPEGLKAQVEATGAQFVQHAIDPMADLVRLHRVALDRAVGKGLDPDQPRNLTRSVILDD, from the coding sequence ATGACCGATACGCCCACCGCAGGCGCGCACATGCGCGCAGAGCTCAACTCGCAGCCCGAGACCTGGGCCCGCGCCGCAGGAATGCGCACCGAGCAGGCACTTCTGCCGGCATCCGGCGCCCGCATCGCCGTCGTCGGCTGTGGCACCTCCTGGTTCATGGCGCAGTCCTATGCGGCACTGCGCGAGGCCGCTGGCCTCGGCGAGACGGACGCGTTCACAGCATCCGAGGTCCCCGCCGGTCGCGGCTACGACGCGATCGTCGCCCTGACCCGGTCCGGCACCACCACCGAGGTGCTCGAGCTGACCGAGCGCGTCAAGGGCAAGACCCCCGTCATCGCGGTCGTCGGCGACACCAGCTCGCCGCTCGTCGACCTCGCCGACACCGTCATCGGTCTGCCGTTCGCCGACGAGCAGTCGGTCGTGCAGACCCGCTTCGCGACCACCGCCCTCGCACTGTTCCGTGCGTCACTTGGTGAGGACCTGGACTCGGCCATCGCCGACGCGCAGACCGTGCTCGACGCCACCGACGACGCAGCCCTCGGCGCTGCCGAGCAGTACAGCTTCCTTGGCCTCGGCTGGTCGATCGGCCTGGCGCACGAGGCGGCGCTGAAGATGCGCGAGTCGTCGCAGTCGTGGACCGAGTCGTACTCGGCCATGGAGTACCGTCACGGTCCCATCGCGATCGCCGCCCCGGGCCGCATCACCTGGCAGTTCGGCGCCGCACCCGAGGGACTGAAGGCCCAGGTAGAGGCGACCGGTGCCCAGTTCGTGCAGCACGCGATCGACCCGATGGCCGACCTGGTGCGCCTGCATCGCGTCGCCCTCGACCGCGCTGTCGGCAAGGGTCTCGACCCCGATCAGCCGCGCAACCTGACGCGCTCCGTCATCCTCGACGACTGA
- a CDS encoding ROK family protein, whose protein sequence is MLYFSEDLDGQALVRRTNLRRALQLVFDNSGSETRAGIARETGLTAATASSLVAELIAERLVVEVGHAASTGGKRAMTLAVDGGHHLLLVVVLRFGDAHASLITLDGSSVYEERLVYSSHDRDREIHAMIARIGHRFVPRILAATVQLPGATDGQRVLQSVQLGWVDVPLAAQLSEVLGAPALLVNDVDAEAIAEMVVGGTSSGRQLFLHIGIGIGASVTLDGELAPGPLARVGEIGHVQVVFGDDAEDCRCGRRGCLESAAAMPAMLGSDFTEGMDARELAAIVGATDPERLRGGAVALGRVITMLTAMLDPDEVVIGGAVTGLGEAFLDLVREQIRQAPSGTVSVPVRGATAQVAGHAGAAQLALGSSLGVRWSAAQLRGGV, encoded by the coding sequence ATGCTGTATTTCAGCGAGGACCTCGACGGTCAGGCCCTCGTTCGCCGGACGAATCTGCGTCGGGCGCTGCAGCTCGTCTTCGACAACTCGGGAAGCGAAACCCGCGCCGGCATCGCGAGGGAGACCGGCCTCACTGCCGCGACGGCGTCGTCGCTGGTCGCCGAGCTGATCGCCGAGCGCCTCGTGGTCGAGGTCGGACACGCGGCCAGTACCGGCGGCAAGCGGGCCATGACACTCGCCGTGGACGGCGGGCATCACCTGCTGCTCGTCGTCGTGCTGCGGTTCGGCGATGCGCATGCCTCACTGATCACACTCGACGGCTCGTCGGTCTATGAAGAGCGCCTTGTCTACTCCTCGCACGACCGCGATCGCGAGATCCACGCCATGATCGCCCGCATCGGCCACCGCTTCGTCCCGCGCATCCTCGCGGCCACCGTGCAGCTGCCCGGCGCCACGGACGGGCAGCGCGTCCTGCAGAGCGTGCAGCTCGGCTGGGTCGACGTGCCGCTCGCCGCGCAGTTGTCCGAGGTGCTCGGCGCGCCCGCTCTGCTCGTGAACGACGTCGATGCCGAGGCGATCGCCGAGATGGTCGTCGGCGGCACGTCGAGCGGACGACAGCTGTTCCTGCACATCGGCATCGGCATCGGCGCATCGGTCACGCTGGACGGCGAACTGGCGCCCGGTCCGTTGGCGCGGGTCGGTGAGATCGGGCACGTGCAGGTGGTGTTCGGCGATGACGCGGAGGACTGCCGCTGCGGTCGTCGCGGCTGCCTGGAATCGGCCGCGGCGATGCCGGCGATGCTCGGCAGCGACTTCACAGAGGGGATGGATGCCCGCGAGCTGGCCGCCATCGTCGGTGCGACCGATCCGGAGCGACTGCGTGGTGGTGCCGTCGCCCTCGGTCGCGTGATCACCATGCTGACGGCGATGCTCGACCCGGACGAGGTCGTGATCGGCGGTGCGGTGACCGGCCTTGGCGAGGCGTTCCTCGACCTGGTGCGCGAGCAGATCAGACAGGCGCCGAGTGGCACGGTGTCCGTTCCCGTGCGCGGGGCGACCGCGCAGGTCGCCGGGCACGCGGGAGCCGCGCAGTTGGCGCTGGGGTCATCACTCGGCGTGCGATGGAGTGCCGCGCAGCTGCGGGGTGGGGTTTGA
- a CDS encoding ROK family transcriptional regulator has protein sequence MVANTSLSSRATAQQLPGLGTRRHNRGVVLQTLLREETASRADLARLTGLARPTITEVIRELLATGVVIETGHSQEVRVGKPSVMLEIDAQAAQSIAVDLTRPDWIVGAVCGPDGSIRLRHEIARASASDQGAAVTTLVARLSAQSGVPVLGVGIGVPLGADEEATAVSAALATAPETVSLPVHIAAEADLVARAEAGYGTDEFLLVRAGDVISTAIVTEYTAGTPTARELAHLDVGGDAGRACRCGNSGCVHVWLAVLGERIETAADEDAKDALRREAGTRLGTPLAAIVSALDLPHVVLSGTSGLRGDALCDAAETALSAARLPSAHVEVRCSGMEDAVLRGAAAQVLAVELA, from the coding sequence ATGGTCGCCAACACATCGCTCTCGTCACGCGCCACGGCCCAGCAGCTGCCCGGCCTCGGCACCCGTCGCCACAACCGCGGCGTCGTGCTGCAGACGCTGCTGCGCGAGGAGACCGCCAGCCGCGCCGATCTCGCCCGTCTGACGGGTCTCGCACGGCCGACGATCACCGAGGTCATCCGCGAGCTGCTCGCGACCGGCGTCGTCATCGAGACCGGCCACAGCCAAGAGGTCAGGGTCGGCAAGCCCTCGGTGATGCTCGAGATCGATGCGCAGGCCGCCCAGTCGATCGCCGTCGACCTCACGCGCCCCGACTGGATCGTGGGCGCCGTGTGCGGGCCTGACGGCAGCATCCGTCTCCGCCACGAGATCGCGCGTGCCTCGGCGTCCGACCAGGGAGCGGCGGTCACCACGCTCGTGGCCCGCCTCTCGGCGCAGTCTGGAGTCCCCGTTCTCGGCGTCGGGATCGGCGTGCCGCTGGGTGCCGATGAGGAGGCCACCGCGGTCTCCGCCGCACTCGCCACCGCACCCGAGACGGTGAGTCTGCCGGTGCACATCGCCGCCGAGGCCGACCTGGTCGCCCGCGCCGAAGCGGGCTACGGCACGGACGAATTCCTGCTGGTGCGTGCCGGAGACGTGATCAGCACCGCCATCGTGACCGAGTACACCGCCGGCACCCCCACCGCCCGCGAACTCGCCCACCTCGACGTCGGCGGCGACGCGGGTCGCGCATGCCGCTGCGGCAACAGCGGGTGCGTGCACGTCTGGCTGGCTGTGCTCGGAGAGCGCATCGAGACCGCCGCGGATGAGGATGCCAAGGACGCGCTGCGCCGTGAGGCCGGCACGCGCCTCGGCACGCCGCTCGCCGCGATCGTCTCAGCGCTGGACCTGCCCCACGTCGTGCTGAGCGGCACGAGCGGGCTGCGCGGCGACGCGCTGTGCGATGCCGCCGAGACCGCGCTCAGCGCTGCCCGACTGCCGAGTGCGCACGTGGAGGTGCGCTGCAGCGGGATGGAGGATGCCGTGCTTCGCGGCGCTGCCGCCCAGGTGCTCGCGGTCGAACTGGCCTGA
- a CDS encoding chorismate mutase, with protein MTDDAEQARAELQRLRASIDNIDAALIFMLAERFRCTQQVGHLKAEHSMPASDPGREEQQTARLRALAEEAHLDPEFAEKWFNFVVAEVIRHHTEAAEGR; from the coding sequence ATGACTGACGACGCCGAGCAGGCCCGCGCCGAGCTGCAGCGCCTTCGCGCCAGCATCGACAACATCGACGCGGCTCTGATCTTCATGCTGGCCGAGCGTTTCCGCTGCACGCAGCAGGTCGGCCACCTCAAGGCCGAGCACAGCATGCCCGCCTCGGACCCCGGACGCGAAGAGCAGCAGACCGCCCGCCTGCGTGCGCTCGCCGAAGAGGCCCACCTCGATCCGGAGTTCGCCGAGAAGTGGTTCAACTTCGTCGTCGCCGAGGTCATCCGCCACCACACCGAGGCCGCCGAAGGCCGCTGA
- a CDS encoding AI-2E family transporter has protein sequence MTPDERPASEPADAVVPDAAAESAADVATAAKESDAAPQPYRPVVDAPVPSRSFWTRIDKPFVFGLLVTLGGLTAFLLAITLSNLSTVLIYIAFALFAALGLDPAVRFLERRGLSRGISVLIVILGLVGVLVLVLLLIIPVVVEQVTLFVRSVPQLIADFMAGDVYAWLEKQFGDQFEQLVEDAQKFLTDGQTWQAIGGGALQIGTSIATGISGVIVVLVLTLYFVAGLPSIKTSMLRLAPARDRERASDLTDQITDSVGGYVGGMVTLAFMNAIVVLILYMVLGLPFPPLMATVAFLITLIPLVGSVLFWIIGSVIAVFADPWQALIFAVLYLIYMQIEAYVLTPRIMNKAVSVPGPLVVIGALAGGTLLGLLGALVAVPVTASILIIIKQVWIPRQDSRV, from the coding sequence ATGACTCCAGACGAGCGACCCGCGTCCGAGCCCGCCGATGCCGTCGTCCCCGACGCGGCTGCCGAGTCCGCCGCGGACGTCGCGACTGCGGCGAAGGAGTCGGATGCTGCGCCGCAGCCGTACCGGCCGGTCGTCGACGCCCCGGTTCCGAGCCGGTCGTTCTGGACCCGCATCGACAAGCCGTTCGTGTTCGGTCTGCTGGTCACCCTCGGCGGCCTCACCGCCTTCCTGCTGGCGATCACCCTGTCGAACCTGTCGACGGTGCTGATCTACATCGCCTTCGCGCTGTTCGCGGCCCTCGGCCTCGACCCGGCCGTGCGCTTCCTCGAGCGCCGCGGGCTATCCCGCGGTATCAGCGTGCTGATCGTCATCCTGGGTCTGGTCGGCGTACTCGTCTTGGTGCTGCTGCTGATCATCCCGGTGGTCGTCGAGCAGGTCACCCTGTTCGTACGCTCAGTGCCCCAGTTGATCGCCGACTTCATGGCCGGTGACGTCTACGCCTGGCTCGAGAAGCAGTTCGGCGACCAGTTCGAGCAGTTGGTGGAGGATGCCCAGAAGTTCCTCACCGACGGTCAGACCTGGCAGGCCATCGGCGGCGGTGCGCTGCAGATCGGCACGTCCATCGCGACCGGCATCTCGGGCGTGATCGTCGTGCTCGTCCTCACGCTGTACTTCGTCGCAGGCCTTCCCAGCATCAAGACGTCGATGCTGCGCCTCGCCCCGGCCCGTGATCGGGAGCGCGCCAGCGACCTGACCGACCAGATCACGGACTCCGTCGGCGGCTACGTGGGTGGCATGGTGACGCTCGCGTTCATGAACGCCATCGTCGTGCTCATCCTGTACATGGTGCTCGGGCTGCCGTTCCCGCCGCTGATGGCGACCGTGGCATTCCTGATCACACTCATCCCGCTCGTCGGATCGGTGCTGTTCTGGATCATCGGTTCGGTGATCGCTGTGTTCGCCGACCCCTGGCAGGCGCTGATCTTCGCGGTCCTGTACCTGATCTACATGCAGATCGAGGCGTACGTGCTCACGCCGCGCATCATGAACAAGGCCGTGTCGGTTCCCGGCCCGCTGGTGGTCATCGGTGCACTGGCGGGTGGCACGCTGCTGGGCTTGCTCGGCGCTCTCGTGGCGGTGCCGGTGACGGCATCCATCCTCATCATCATCAAGCAGGTGTGGATCCCCCGCCAGGACTCCCGAGTCTGA